A single region of the Salvia splendens isolate huo1 chromosome 18, SspV2, whole genome shotgun sequence genome encodes:
- the LOC121776336 gene encoding DNA-directed RNA polymerases II, IV and V subunit 8B-like, which translates to MADLYFDEVIKVVKTDSQVVYDKVSRINARSEENDFFVELDVHSELYPMHPDEKHRMLISNSLIINGSGGSKSLADKFEYVMHGLLYKMADAKSEGDAVKVEVYISFGGLQLMLRGDPLKMHKFKVDQKLFLLLRKN; encoded by the exons ATGGCTGATTTGTACTTCGATGAGGTAATCAAGGTGGTCAAGACTGATAGCCAAGTAGTGTATGATAAAG TTTCTAGGATAAATGCAAGGAGTGAAGAAAACGATTTTTTTGTGGAATTGGATGTGCACTCTGAGCTGTATCCTATGCATCCCGATGAGAAACACAGGATGCTGATTTCGAATTCTCTGATTATCAACGGTTCA GGGGGGTCGAAATCACTGGCAGACAAATTCGAGTATGTGATGCACGGTCTTTTGTATAAGATGGCTGATGCAAAGAGTGAAGGGGATGCTGTTAaagt GGAGGTATATATTTCGTTTGGAGGACTTCAGTTGATGCTGAGAGGGGATCCTCTGAAGATGCACAAGTTCAAGGTTGATCAAAAGTTGTTTCTTCTCTTGAGGAAGAACTGA